In Gadus macrocephalus chromosome 11, ASM3116895v1, a single genomic region encodes these proteins:
- the camsap1b gene encoding calmodulin-regulated spectrin-associated protein 1-B isoform X2: MDLDLCAGGDSTRRKMDLSAVAEGSIEVVPLEMYDSARAKIDANLRWLFAKAYGIDHIPEDLRDPFYTDQYDQEHIKPPVLRLLLSCELYCRVCSLILKTEQASALQSHLCVLQALSRKGLYVVESDDTPVTDGDLASMPIKMSSHMPMIDTLMMAYTVEMISIEKVVASVKRFSTFSASKELPFDLEDAMLFWINKVNMKMREYTEREHKVKQHPLESPGHQKSPSKWYWKLVPVRYRREHGGSRLLPFFPVMEDLMKDVCDGAALLSVVHYYCPDVMKLEDICLKEVTSMADSLYNLQLLKEFSSEYLNKSFYLSQEDMLYSPLVLKHNVMVFIAELFWWFETVKPEFVQPKHLQEFKDAQALAQPKCSRPTVPISNATKRSFLASPGIAESQSNPEACSRYFLHPEESDPMKGSASFSPSHPLLPLRQRQQKTQADEGGGLRNRSNSLTQMEGPPRGSVIAWPDKRQRPMSSLNPYLMDGEADLASGDSVSLARSISKDSLASNILHVTPKHQAAGLHPQPGHHPMQGLHSQPPRRVNGHGLLGNVHMDDEGDEDGLAAGVRPHVAPAPRGVEVLPPPAESDPEADGFFLEPLTPAVLRPAKEKSVCLNKEDECGEGPRPSGRGSLRRGDAPSSAVRRKTPSLLNRTFASGEEDPPPPEPPQGGAAAPDPQTRGQRSSGFFLHVDSVEDEAAPEPEPGPERDPPADEDDDEDLDEALTTKDPHWQRKAFSDEEEESAKLREDMKVKEHVDKEDKEAGGGGSGRSSPCLSTHSQASSVASSVASCSVRMTSFAERRAHHQRFGSNHDLRSSASSSQRTTPDGSECSGPLASSWRMKRDQSPSSPLGARGGGEGGGGANMLASELVQLHMQLEEKRRAIEHQKKKMEVLSARQRQKLGKAAFLHIVKKGGGRSDTLPNPLKADLSKDDVNGGKDAASKDDFCVEALRAEKEAEPPPPPPVALETEKKGGNGGFHPEEELDLNECNRSIELLNDAIGSIQQQMMQLSFQQEMLMKQNVTALPAAGLPPPAADKFADPNVRAAVHYVEATGAAPVMRKPPKLSSARGPRTKPSELKIAKETSRPASRTLGQSAAAESPSNARLTPGGRSPRDPPDSPRTPAAAAPEPSHRPGAGHQRSASFRLNDEDNMRQPTRLDPAALAASEVSSSSDEGPPGPPEPDAAEGRRREGAEELQRSRAPLIEVDLSGLGDPEEEGGAPDVSVDGLDGEQKAVLGFFFKDEQKAEDELAKKRAAFLLKQQKKAEEARLRKYQLEAESELKREEARRKADEDQRKKEEEKTRRELIKQEYLRRKQQELLEEQGLARPKLPKLPKTPKPKQKARPKSIFREESASDKCSSSMSDNLISAQSGSSLSLASAATNEADSVNSGGAGSQRCDSVESFPGSRNPSRMAERDWDNGSTASSITSMAEYTGPKLFKEPSAKSNKAIIHNAISHCCLAGKVNEPQKNQILEELERSDSNHLLILFRDGGCQFRSLYTFVPDTEEMHKLTGSGPKSITKKMIDKMYKYSSDRKQFTAIPAKTVSVSVDALTIHNHLWQAKRGTVPKKSAK; encoded by the exons ATGGACCTTGATTTATGTGCCGGAGGGGATAGCACCCGTCGAAAAATGGATTTGTCTGCGGTCGCAGAGGGCAGCATCGAGGTGGTACCGTTGGAGATGTACGATTCTGCCAGGGCAAAGATAGATGCCAATCTACGCTGGCTGTTTGCGAAAGCCTACGGCATTG accacATCCCGGAGGACCTGCGCGACCCTTTCTACACGGACCAGTACGACCAGGAGCACATCAAGCCCCCggtgctgcggctgctgctgtccTGCGAGCTGTACTGCCGCGTGTGCTCGCTGATCCTGAAGACGGAGCAGGCGTCGGCGCTGCAGTCCCACCTCTGCGTCCTCCAGGCCCTGTCCCGCAAGGGCCTGTACGTGGTGGAGAGCGACGACACGCCCGTCACCGACGGGGACCTCGCCTCCATGCCCATCAAAATG aGTTCCCACATGCCGATGATCGACACCCTGATGATGGCCTACACGGTGGAGATGATCAGCATCGAGAAGGTGGTGGCCTCCGTCAAGCGCTTCTCCACCTTCAGTGCCTCCAAGGAGCTGCCCTTCGACCTGGAGGACGCCATGTTGTTCTGGATCAACAAG gtGAACATGAAGATGAGGGAGTACACAGAAAGGGAGCACAAAGTCAAGCAGCACCCGCTGGAGTCCCCCGGCCATCAGAAG TCTCCTTCCAAATGGTATTGGAAACTAGTCCCT GTGCGGTACCGCCGGGAGCATGGAGGCAGCCGCCTGCTGCCCTTCTTCCCTGTCATGGAGGACCTGATGAAGGACGTGTGCGACGGCGCGGCGCTGCTCTCCGTGGTCCACTACTACTGCCCCGACGTCATGAAGCTAGAGG ACATCTGCCTGAAGGAGGTGACCTCGATGGCCGACAGCCTCTACAACCTCCAGCTGCTCAAAGAGTTCTCCAGCGAGTATCTGAACAAGAGCTTCTACCTGTCCCAGGAGGACATGCTGTACTCGCCGCTGGTGCTGAAG cacaACGTGATGGTGTTCATCGCGGAGCTCTTCTGGTGGTTTGAGACGGTCAAACCCGAGTTTGTCCAACCCAAGCACCTGCAGGAGTTCAAGGATG ctcaAGCCCTGGCTCAGCCCAAGTGCTCTCGTCCCACCGTCCCCATCTCCAACGCCACCAAGCGTAGCTTCCTGGCCAGCCCCGGCATAGCCGAGTCCCAGAGCAACCCTGAGGCCTGCAGCCGCTACTTCCTGCACCCTGAGGAGTCTGACCCCAT GAAGGGCAGCGCATCGTTCAGCCCCTCCCACCCGCTGCTCCCTCTCAGACAGAGGCAGCAGAAGACGCAGGCCGACGAAGGGGGAG GTCTGAGGAACCGGTCCAACTCTCTGACGCAGATGGAGGGACCGCCCCGAGGCTCTGTCATCGCCTGGCCGGACAAGAGACAGAG GCCGATGTCCAGCCTCAACCCCTACCTGATGGACGGCGAGGCGGACCTGGCGTCGGGCGACAGCGTGAGCCTGGCGCGCTCCATCAGCAAGGACAGCCTGGCCTCCAACATCCTCCACGTCACGCCCAAGCACCAGGCCGCCGGGCTCCACCCCCAGCCCGGGCACCACCCCATGCAGGGGCTCCACTCCCAGCCCCCCCGCCGGGTCAACGGCCACGGCCTCCTGGGCAACGTCCACATGGACGACGAGGGCGACGAGGACGGCCTGGCGGCGGGGGTCCGGCCCCACgtggccccggccccccggggggtcgaggtcctgcccccccccgcgGAGTCCGACCCCGAGGCGGACGGCTTCTTCCTGGAGCCCCTGACGCCGGCGGTGCTGCGGCCCGCCAAGGAGAAGTCGGTGTGCCTGAACAAGGAGGACGAGTGCGGGGAGGGTCCGCGGCCGTCTGGGAGGGGCTCGCTGCGCCGGGGCGACGCCCCCTCCTCGGCCGTGCGGAGAAAAACCCCCTCGCTCCTCAACCGCACCTTCGCCTCGGGGGAGGAGGACCCCCCGCCGCCGGAGCCCCCCCAGGGCGGCGCCGCCGCTCCGGACCCCCAGACCAGAGGGCAGCGCTCCTCGGGGTTCTTCCTGCACGTGGACAGCGTGGAGGACGAGGCGGCGCCGGAGCCGGAGCCGGGGCCGGAGCGGGACCCCCCCGCGGACGAGGACGATGACGAGGACCTGGATGAGGCCCTCACCACCAAGGACCCCCACTGGCAGAGGAAGGCCTTctccgacgaggaggaggagtcggccAAGCTGCGGGAGGACATGAAGGTGAAGGAGCACGTGGACAAGGAGGACAAggaggcgggcggcggcggcagcgggcgCTCCAGCCCCTGCCTCAGCACCCACTCGCAGGCCAGCAGCGTGGCGAGCAGCGTGGCCAGCTGCAGCGTGCGCATGACCTCCTTCGCCGAGCGCCGCGCCCACCACCAGCGCTTCGGCAGCAACCACGACCTGCGCTCCAGCGCCTCCAGCTCCCAGCGGACCACGCCCGACGGCTCCGAGTGCAGCGGGCCCCtggcctcctcctggaggaTGAAGCGGGACCAGAGCCCTTCGTCCCCCCTGGGGGCCCGCGGCGGCggggagggcggcggcggcgccaaCATGCTGGCGTCGGAGCTGGTGCAGCTCCACATGCAGCTGGAGGAGAAGCGGCGGGCCATCGAGcaccagaagaagaagatggaggtgCTGTCGGCGCGGCAGCGGCAGAAGCTGGGCAAGGCGGCGTTCCTGCACATCGTCAAGAAGGGCGGCGGCAGGAGCGACACGCTGCCCAACCCGCTCAAGGCGGACCTCTCCAAAGACGACGTGAACGGGGGGAAGGACGCGGCGTCCAAGGACGACTTCTGCGTGGAAGCCCTGAGGGcggagaaggaggcggagccgccccccccgccgccggtcGCCCTGGAGACGGAGAAGAAGGGCGGCAACGGGGGCTTCCAcccggaggaggagctggacctgAACGAGTGCAACCGCTCCATCGAGCTGCTGAACGACGCCATCGGCAGCATCCAGCAGCAGATGATGCAGCTGTCCTTCCAGCAGGAGATGCTCATGAAGCAGAACGTGACGGCGCTCCCCGCGGCCGGCCtcccgccgcccgccgccgacAAGTTCGCCGACCCCAACGTCCGCGCCGCCGTGCACTACGTGGAGGCCACGGGCGCCGCCCCCGTCATGAGGAAGCCCCCCAAGCTGTCCTCCGCCCGCGGCCCCAGGACCAAGCCGTCGGAGCTCAAGATCGCCAAGGAGACGAGCCGCCCGGCCTCCCGGACCCTCGGCCAGAGCGCGGCGGCGGAAAGCCCTTCCAACGCGAGGCTCACCCCCGGGGGGCGGTCCCCCAGGGACCCCCCCGACAGCCCCCggacccccgccgccgccgccccagaGCCCTCCCACCGGCCGGGCGCCGGCCACCAGCGGAGCGCCTCCTTCCGGCTCAACGACGAGGACAACATGCGCCAGCCCACCCGGCTGGACCCCGCGGCGCTGGCCGCCTCGGAggtgtcctcctcctccgacgagggcccccccgggcccccggaGCCGGACGCCGCCGAGGGCcggcggagggagggggcggaggagcTCCAGCGCAGCAGGGCCCCCCTGATCGAGGTGGACCTGTCGGGGCTCGGGGacccggaggaggagggcggggcgcCCGACGTCTCGGTGGACGGCCTGGACGGGGAGCAGAAGGCCGTCCTGGGCTTCTTCTTCAAG GACGAGCAGAAGGCGGAGGACGAGCTGGCCAAGAAGCGGGCCGCCTTCCTGCTGAAGCAGCAGAAGAAGGCTGAGGAGGCACGCCTCCGCAAGTACCAGCTGGAGGCGGAGTCTGAGCTGAAGAGGGAGGAAGCAAG GCGGAAGGCGGACGAGGACCAgcggaagaaggaggaggagaagacgcgGCGGGAGCTCATCAAGCAGGAGTACCTGCGGCGCAAGCAGCAGGAGCTCCTTGAGGAGCAGGGCCTGGCCCGGCCCAAGCTCCCCAAACTCCCCAAGACCCCCAAGCCCAAGCAGAAGGCCCGGCCCAAGTCCATCTTCAGGGAGGAGTCGGCCAGCGACAAGTGCTCTTCCTCCATGT CTGACAACCTGATCAGCGCCCAGTCGGGCTCCAGTCTGTCCCTGGCCTCGGCCGCCACAAACGAGGCCGACAGCGTCAACTCTGGAGGGGCCGGCTCCCAACG CTGTGATTCGGTGGAATCCTTCCCTGGCAGCCGCAACCCCAGTCGCATGGCGGAGAGGGACTGGGACAACggctccaccgcctcctccatcacctccatggCTGAGTACACTG gTCCCAAGCTGTTCAAGGAGCCCAGCGCCAAGTCCAACAAGGCCATCATCCACAACGCCATCTCCCACTGCTGCCTGGCGGGGAAGGTCAACGAGCCCCAGAAGAACCAGATCCTGGAG gagctggagcGCAGTGACTCCAACCACCTGTTGATCCTGTTCCGGGACGGCGGCTGCCAGTTCCGCTCGCTCTACACCTTCGTCCCCGACACGGAGGAGATGCACAAGCTGACGGGCTCGGGGCCCAAGAGCATCACCAAGAAGATGATCGACAAGATGTACAAGTACAGCTCGGACCGCAAGCAGTTCACCGCCATCCCCGCCAAGACGGTGTCGGTGAGCGTGGACGCCCTCACCATCCACAACCACCtgtggcaggccaagaggggcACCGTGCCAAAGAAGAGCGCCAAATAG